A region from the Xenopus laevis strain J_2021 chromosome 4S, Xenopus_laevis_v10.1, whole genome shotgun sequence genome encodes:
- the LOC108715323 gene encoding ATP-sensitive inward rectifier potassium channel 11, which translates to MISRKGIIPEEYVLTTRLAEDIAEPKYQAKERRARFVAKNGTCNVAHKNIREQGRFLLDVFTTVVDLKWHYTLLIFTMSFLCTWLLFGMIWWLIAFAHGDLDNNDESFVPCVTSVQSFTAAFLFSIEVQVTIGFGGRMITEECPSAILVLIIQNIVGLVINAIMLGCIFMKTAQAHRRAETLIFSKHAVIAMRNGKLCFMFRVGDLRKSMIISATIRMQVVRKSSSQEGEVLPLNQIDIQMENPISTNGIFLVSPLIICHTITKDSPLYDISPDSLTHHEDLEIIVILEGVVETTGITTQARTSYLADEIRWGQRFVPIVAEEDGRYCVDYSKFGNTVNAPTPHCTPRALEENHSALDNISFSPRSTVRRRNMSMKVKPKFTLFEEPS; encoded by the coding sequence ATGATCTCCAGGAAGGGCATTATCCCCGAGGAGTATGTGCTCACCACCCGCCTGGCAGAGGACATCGCCGAGCCCAAGTACCAAGCCAAGGAGAGACGGGCTCGCTTTGTGGCCAAGAATGGCACCTGCAATGTGGCACACAAAAACATCAGGGAGCAGGGGCGCTTTCTCCTTGATGTGTTCACCACTGTGGTGGACCTCAAGTGGCACTACACCCTCCTCATCTTCACCATGTCCTTCCTCTGCACCTGGCTGCTTTTTGGCATGATCTGGTGGCTCATCGCCTTTGCGCATGGGGACCTGGACAACAACGACGAGAGCTTCGTGCCCTGTGTGACCAGTGTCCAGTCCTTCACTGCAGCCTTCTTGTTCTCCATTGAGGTGCAGGTCACCATTGGCTTTGGAGGTAGGATGATCACAGAAGAGTGCCCCTCTGCAATCCTGGTGCTCATCATCCAGAACATTGTTGGTTTGGTCATTAATGCCATCATGCTGGGCTGTATCTTCATGAAGACTGCCCAAGCCCACCGGAGAGCAGAGACCCTTATCTTCAGCAAGCATGCGGTCATTGCCATGAGGAATGGCAAGCTCTGCTTCATGTTCAGGGTAGGTGACCTGAGGAAGAGTATGATCATCAGTGCCACCATCCGCATGCAGGTGGTGAGGAAGTCCAGCAGCCAAGAAGGTGAAGTTCTACCTCTCAACCAAATTGATATCCAGATGGAAAACCCAATCAGCACCAATGGGATCTTCCTAGTCTCCCCCCTCATCATCTGCCACACGATCACCAAAGACAGTCCCCTATATGATATCTCCCCTGACAGCCTCACCCACCATGAAGACTTGGAGATCATTGTCATCCTGGAGGGGGTAGTCGAAACCACAGGAATAACCACTCAAGCAAGGACTTCCTACCTGGCTGATGAGATTCGCTGGGGGCAAAGGTTTGTTCCTATAGTGGCAGAGGAGGATGGCAGATATTGTGTCGATTACTCAAAATTTGGGAATACGGTCAATGCCCCGACCCCCCACTGCACCCCTAGGGCATTGGAGGAGAACCACAGCGCTCTGGACAACATCTCCTTCTCCCCCAGGAGCACAGTCAGAAGGAGAAATATGTCTATGAAGGTAAAACCAAAGTTCACTCTGTTTGAAGAGCCTTCCTGA